A single genomic interval of Gopherus evgoodei ecotype Sinaloan lineage chromosome 11, rGopEvg1_v1.p, whole genome shotgun sequence harbors:
- the LOC115659666 gene encoding gamma-crystallin B-like, translating to MGRITLFEDRNFQGRSVECSCNRPDLQSQLSRCNSVRVESGCFMLYERPNFQGQQFFVKRGNYPDMQSEGFSTSIKSCRMIPPVSSILLLKNGTQGHLQDRGNMVELTEDSPQIMDQLCSPEMLSCSVLEGHWILYELPNYRGRQYLLRPGEYKRFSEWGAMSGRVGSLRRATDLY from the exons atgggtagg ATCACCCTTTTCGAGGACAGAAACTTCCAGGGCCGCTCCGTTGAGTGCAGCTGCAACCGGCCAGATTTGCAAAGTCAGCTCAGCCGCTGTAATTCCGTCCGCGTGGAAAGTGGCTGCTTCATGCTCTATGAACGTCCCAACTTCCAGGGACAGCAGTTCTTTGTGAAACGGGGGAATTATCCTGACATGCAGTCTGAGGGTTTCAGCACCTCCATTAAGTCCTGCCGGATGATCCCGCCTGTGAGTtcgattttgcttttaaaaaatggca CACAGGGGCACCTACAGGATAGAGGCAACATGGTAGAGTTAACCGAGGACTCTCCGCAAATCATGGATCAGTTATGCTCCCCCGAGATGCTGTCTTGTTCTGTGCTGGAGGGGCACTGGATCCTTTACGAATTGCCAAATTACAGAGGCCGCCAATACCTGCTGAGGCCAGGGGAGTACAAGAGATTCAGCGAGTGGGGCGCTATGAGTGGTAGAGTCGGCTCTTTGAGACGTGCCACTGATCTCTACTGA